The Chryseobacterium indologenes genomic sequence CAGCAACTTCTTCCTGCCTGGATGCTTCCAGTTTTGCCAGAATAAAACAGTGGCTTAGGTATGTTTTGCCTTTTAAAGCAGGGTTTTCATTCACCTTTTTGATCAGGTATTCTACAGTTTTCAGTCCGGATTCTCCTGTTTCATGCAGGTGAATATCAATTCCTTTGTTGTTGTCTAAAGCCAGCTGAACAGTAAAGTCTACTACTTTTTCGATATTTCCGTCAACATTGAAAGGGTCTACTCCACCGATAAAATCAACATCCATCTTAGCAGCCTCTTTCAGATAAGGTGCTGAATCCGTATAAAACACTCCATGTTGCGGAAATGCGACCAATTCCGCTCCAAATCCTTGCTTTTTATTATCCAGGGCTTTCTGGAGGTTCTTTAATGACTGCAGTTTTGAAGTTGGCTCAATATTCACATGACTTCTTGCATATGAAGTTCCTTTTGACTGCAATAATTCTATCATTTTCTCTGCCTTAAAGGTTGAGTTTTTAAGCATTTCAGGAAGCATTTTCTGCTCCAGTTCTATCATCCCTTTGATTCCTCCTGTTCTTTTGCGGACTGCCTGCCACTTATCGCCATAAAAAGTTTTATCTAAATGGATATGCATATCTTTAAATGCCGGAAGCATTAAAAATCCCTTGGCGTCTACCCCTTTGGCGCTCGGTTGGTTCGGTGCAACCTTGGTGATCTTACCGTTTTCAACTTCTACACAAAATAAATCCGTTTTTGTTGAAACGACTTCTCCATCCTCATAGGTAAAACCTGTTTCCAGGCGAACATTTTTAAGGCTGATTTTTCCTTTTGCCGAAATATTCTTATCCTTAAAAAAAGGTGATGCTGTCATAATACCAGGTAATAAAGTGAATCCCGCTACGGCCCATGCGGAGCCTTTTAAAAAATCCTTACGAGATATATTATGGTCTGAGCTCTTCATATCCAATCTATTTATTACAAAATTAAAAAGAACGGATAGGAACACAGTGTACGGTTTATCACAAAATCTGTATCATTTATGCTTTCTCGACGGCTTTAAGAATAAACAGCACAAAAATTCATTGTTTATCATTTTTTTATTACAAGGATTTGATAAAACATTTTTTATATTTCAGATAGGTAGCTTTAATATTTTTTATACAAACAAAATACAACTATATTTTTTTATTAAAATTTATCTTTGCAAGAAAAAATATATGAAAAAAATTATTGGTTTTATTTTGATGGGTGCAGCTTCTGTATTATTTGCACAAACCGGCATTAATACTGAAAATCCTAAAGCAACTCTTGATGTCAGTGCTAAAAAGAAGTTTTAACGATTGCTGGTTTATTACCTCCGAGATTAACCCGGGCAGAACTTACGGAGAAAGGCAATACATTATATGGAAAAGAGCAGGATGGAGCTATCATATACATTACTGACGCTTCCGGAGGAGATGCCTTGAGCCAAAGAGAACATATCCAAAGTAAAGGCCTTTATATATTTGATGCTGATGAAGCCAATAAGGAAGGACGCTGGATGTGTCTTCTGTGCTATGGTTTCGCGTAATTTAAGGCATTACCCTAAAAACAAGAGACCGGCTTTTCAACCGGTCTCTTGTTTTTATTTATTTGAATATTCAAATTTCCTCACTGCTTCCAGTGTCATATCAATTTCCTTCTCTTTGATCGCATCACTGATGAAATATGTTTCATAACCACTTGGCGGAAGATATATTCCGTTCGTCAGCATCTGGTGGAAGAAATTATTGAATAATGAATGATTGGCTTCCTGTGCTTCATCAAAGTTAGATACTCTGTTGGTATGGAAGAATACAGACATCATAGAGCCTTTTCTGTTGATCTTATGGGCAATCCCTTTTTCATTTAAAATCTTCCCGATTTCAAAATCCAGCGTTTCTGTTGTCTTGGCTAATCTGTTGAAAAATTCAGGATCATTTTTGATCAACTGAAGGGTTTTCAATCCTGCTCTCATCGCTAAAGGATTTCCACTTAATGTTCCTGCCTGATATACTCCTCCTTTGGGAGCCAGATGGTCCATGATTTCATTTCTTCCCGCAAAAGCTCCTACCGGCAGTCCTCCACCGATAACTTTTCCGTACGTTACAAGATCAGCTTTTACGTTGAAAAGTTCCTGTGCACCTCCGAAAGCGAGTCTAAAGCCTGTCATTACCTCATCGAAAATCAATAAAGCACCATTTTCATCACAGATTCTTCTCAGGTTCTGAAGGAAATTATTTTCCGGTAAAACACATCCCATATTTCCTGCCACCGGCTCAATAATAACTGCGGCAATCTCTCCTGCATTATGACGGAACAAATCTTCTACCTGTTCAAAATCGTTGTAACGAGCCAGTAAAGTATCCTTAGCCGTACCTGCTGTCACTCCCGGAGAATTGGGATTACCAAAAGTTGCAGCTCCACTTCCCGCTTTAATCAGGAATGAATCTGAATGTCCGTGATAGCACCCTTCAAATTTCACAATTTTATCTCTTCCTGTATATCCTCTTGCCAGTCTGATCGCGCTCATACAGGCTTCTGTTCCTGAAGAAACCATTCTGATCTGATCGATATTCGGAACGTTTTCGATGATGAATTTTGCAATCTCGGTTTCAAGTTCTGTAGGAGCACCGAAAGAAAATCCTTTTTCGGCCTGTAGCTTCAAATCTTCCAACACTTCAGGATGGGTATGACCTAAAATCGCAGGTCCCCATGAATTGATATAATCGATATAGGTGTTGTCATCTGCATCAGTAAGGTAAGCACCTTTTGCTGATTTCATGAAAACGGGAACTCCTCCCACAGATTTGAATGCTCTCACCGGTGAGTTAACGCCTCCCGGAATGTATTTGTAGGCTTCATCAAATAAAGCCGAACTTCTTTGATATTTCATATATACTTAGTTGCTGGTTGACAGTTCTTGATTGGCATATAACTGTCAACAATAAACTCTCAACAAAAAATTAATTTCTTGGTTTTTTATCAATCAGATAAATCAGCTGCCCTGCAGATGGCTGTTGTCCTTCATCCATTCTGTTTTTAGCATATAATTTATGTAATTTGATTCCGAATTTCTGAGCGATATCATGCATATCCTCGCCTGATTCGGCTTTGTAGGTAGCGGTATTTCCTGATGAATTTTTAGACTCCAGGAAAACAATATCATTTTTCTTGAGCGCGTCATTTTCCAGTTCATTCCATTTTTTCAGTCTGCCTTCGCTGACTTTAAATTTGTTGGCAATAAACTGTACATTGGTATCTTCAGGAATTACGATATATTTTAGCCCGTCGTTCGGGTGACTTTTGATAAGAATTGAGTTGAGAATCTCCGCCTTGGTTTTGATTCTCTCTACTCTCTTTTGTTGCTGTGCGTAAGAAGTCTGTTTATAAGGTACTTCTACGGTAACCGGTTCTTTAGCTTTTTTAGCATATTTTGAAGGTTCAAGCTGTGCCATAAAAGATCTGTCGTCTTTCAGGTCCGGATACATTTTAAGAACAGCATACAATACTTCTGTAGAATTGGTATTGTCGTATTCGTATAATTTATACTTTTCAATCTTGGTGATAAGGATAGATGCATAACGGGGATTGGTTGCATAGCCTGCTTTTTTCAATCCATATGCCCAGGCTCTGTAATCCTTCATATCCAGCTTGAAAAGGTTTGCATAATACTTTCTTGTGGATAGAAATACAGAATGATCTTCGTACGACTGTCTTGGATCTTCATACACACGGAAGCATTCGTTCGGTGCATCATCTGTATGTTTCATTGTTTTACCGGTCCAGTCTTCTTTACATTTTATACCGAAGTGGTTTTTACCTTCCAACGCCAGACGGCTTTGTCCGCCGCCGGTTTCCAAAAGTCCCTGTGCTAATGTGATAGAAGCCGGAATTTTATATTTTTCCATTTCTTCTACGGCATATTTAGCAAACTTCTGAATGTACTGATCTTCGGTTGCCCAGTTTTGGGCAGAAAATTTTGATAAAACTAAAAGGCTTATGGATAGGAAAAGTCTTTTCATGTTTTTCAATTTTACTTATATAATTAAATTTCTATTCTGTTTTTCTAAAAGCAGATTAGCTCCCTCAATCCCCTGCAAGCCACCAGTATGAAAGCATAAAATCCTGCTGTTTTCAGGAAAATAACTGTCTTCAATCATCTCAAAAATCTTCTGCATCATTTTTCCTGTATACATCGGTTCTAAAGGAATATCATATTTCTCTTTGAAATCATTGATAAAACGGACATTTTCATCATTTATTTTACCATAACCTCCAAAACCTGAATCTATTAGATTAAAGTTCCGTTTCAAAGTTAATTCAAATATTTTATTTTCCAGTGAAGCATCATCAACGACCTTACAGCCTATAACTTTCTGATTGTCTTCACAAAATTTTGAAATTCCGGCAATAGTTCCTCCAGTTCCTACTGCGGTGCAAAGATAGTCAAAATCTTTTGTTTGCTCATTGAGCATCATCTTCACCCCTTGTACAGCTTCTTCATTGGTACCACCTTCAGGAACGATCAGTGCGTCAGGAAACTCCTGTTGAAGGAATTCTGTGAGTTTTTCTTTGTGGCGGTATTCTTCGCGGGTGACAAATTTCATATTCATCCCATTTCTTTTCGCAAAAAGCAAAGTAGGATTGTCACGCCATTTATGTTGCAGCTCTTCTCCCCTTATGATTCCTAATGTTGGAATCCCTGCTGAATTTCCAACCGCAGAAACCGCTGAAATATGATTGGAAAATGCTCCACCAAAAGTAATAATATAAGGATTCTGAGGTTTTTTTTCCAGATAATGATTCACATTATAAAACAATTTCCAGTACTTATTTCCTGAAATCTGTGGATGAATCAGGTCTTCCCTTTTGATAAAGAGTTTTATATTTTTTTCAACAGGTATTTCCTGGATCGGAATTGTTTCTGTAGGGAGTTTTAATAGCATTTTTTGCTGCTCATGTTAATTATTGCAAAATTAGCAAAAGATTTATTGGTTGGAAATATTGTGATAAGAGTATTTTCTTCTCATAAATGATGCCGATTTCCACAGACGATGATGCTGATAGAATAGTGCTATAGAATTGTGAAATTTGTGAAAAATATTGTGTTATAGGTGTATTCAGTTTAGACTTTGGCTGAAGCCAGATGGAATGTTTTTTTAATTTTAACTGGGATAAAGCCCATTTCTATTGGGGTAGCCAAGCCTATTTTCTGTTGACTTCAGATATTCATCCGCATTATTTCAGATATATTTACGGAAGCTCCAGAATTTTCTGCTTTTCAGATAATGCAAGTCGTGTTCTTTTGCATAGGCTTCTCTTTCAAAGGATATTCTTTTGTAGGCCAGATATCCGTCTTTGAGCTTAAAAAGCCAGTAATAATATTCAATGACATAGAAAATGTAGAAGAAAATAATGAGCATTTCCAATTGTTGCCGTAAATGGATTTTCTCGTGATTGATCAATACATTATTTTCCTTATCTTCGGGTTTCCTAATAAAGATAAAGGGAAAGAGAGCAATGCCGTTAATTTTTAATCTTTTTAATGGCTTTTGGCATACAATTATCATAGTAACAAATATAAAAAGTTTTTGACTAGGTTTAACTTATGGCTCATTATGACATCAAAGAAGGTGAAGACTTTTACTATAATGAACAGGGATACAAGGTTTTTACAGAAAAATTCCATCTGAAAAGAGGATACTGCTGTAAAAGCGGTTGCAGGCACTGTCCTTACGGGTACGACAAAAAGACGGATACATTCATTAAAAATGATAAAAAAAATAAATAAAATGAAAAAATATATTTTTATTTTGTTGGCAGCAGCTACATTAGGATTAACTTCATGCAGCCCTTTTCAGGTACGTTCAGATTATGCTGAAACTGCCAATTTCAATTCTTATAAAACATATAAAATAAGAATCGATGATTTAAAATTGAATGATATTGATAAAGACAGAGTTTTGAATGAGCTATCAAGACAATTGCAAAGCAAAGGACTTCAGTCCGGAGAAAACCCTGATCTTATTGTCAACGTAAAAGCGAATCATAAGAAAATTACAGATATCAATACCACTTCTCCTTACGGAATGTGGGGATGGGGTGGCCCATTCGGATGGGGAGTCGGGATGAACAGAACATGGACCAGCAATTATAATGAAGGGGCTTTAATCGTTGATCTCATCGACTCAAAAACCAATAAACTGGTTTGGCAGGGTATCGGAAGCGGAATTTCTGTAGATTCACCAAAATCAAAACAGAGACAGATTCCTGAAATCATGGCTGAGATTATGAAAAATTATCCGCCACAAAGAAAATAGGATTTTAATCTATTATTATAAGAATGCCGGTGCAATATTGCACCGGCATTTTTTATATCATGGCTGATAGGTAAAGGAATCATTTTCATTAATATTTTTACCTGTTGTTTATGTTATGTATTTTAAAATTAATGATAATGTCATTTTTTATTCATAAAAATGTAGTATTCTTGTTTTGAAATTATATTAATATGAAAAAAATTATCTTATTCTCTGTCTTTGCGGGACTTGCGCATGCTCAGGCGCCTGCAGGATACTACAATGCAGCTAACGGATTGAATGGTGCAGCATTAAAAACGGCTTTAAGTTCTATTATTTCGAATGGACATCAGGACAAAGGATATAACGGATTATGGACTGCATATAAAACTACGGATATTGACAAGGACTATGAAAATGACGGAAGTATTCTGGATATCTATTCCGAAAAACCGACAGGTGCAGATCCGTACAACTACACGCCAGGATCAAATCAGTGCGGAACTTATTCTACGGAAGGCAATTGCTATAACCGGGAACACGTGATTCCTCAAAGTTTATTTAATCAGGCATCTCCTATGGTTGCAGATATTCACTTTATCAGAGCAACTGACGGAAAAGTAAACGGAATGAGAAGCAATTATCCGTACGGAAAGGTAGGAAGTGCCTCATTTACTTCTAAAAACGGATCTAAGCTTGGAAGCTCTTCCTCTTCGGGATATTCGGGGACTGTATTTGAGCCGATTGATGAGTTTAAAGGAGATGTAGCCCGTATGATTTTTTATTTTGTAACCCGTTACGAGAGCAAACTATCTTCTTTTGCTTCGGGAAATATGTTGGGAAGCTCAGCATATCCGGGATTACAAACATGGGAGCTGAATACCCTTCTGGCATGGCATAATCAGGATCCTGTTTCTCAGGCGGAAATTAAAAGAAATAATGCTTCTTATACCTATCAGGGAAATAGAAATCCGTTTATTGACAATCCTTCTTATGTCAATCAGATTTGGGGTTCTCAGCAGCCAACAGGTGATACCCAAGCGCCGACGGCAGCTACCGGCTTAATTGTAAACGGAAAAACATCCAACAGTATTTCCCTTACCTGGAATGCTTCGACAGATAATATAGGGGTCACTTCATATGCCATTTATATGGACGGAAATTTGAAAACTACTTCAAATACCACCTCTGCCACAGTTTCAGGACTGAATCCTTCCACTACTTATAATTTTTATGTGGTTGCTAAAGATGCGGCCGGAAATTCTTCTGCAAACAGTTCAACTGTTTCCGGAACAACCAATGCAGGAGCAACTAATCCTTCTACAAGTTGTGCCAGTGAGAGCTTTGAATCAATACCGACAGGCAGCACTTCTTCCTACTCCACCAGAACATGGACAAATAACGGAATTTCGTGGACAGCTACTGATGCAAGAACAGATCAGACGATCAATGCCAAAGCAATTACTGTAAGAAACGGATCTTTAACTTCCGGAAGCTCAGCAAATGGTATTGGTTCTCTAACAGTAACCACACAGCTCAAGTTTTCAGGAACCAATGGAAGTTTTGACGTGAAAGTAAACGGAACTACAGTAGGAACCATTCCTTACGGTACTTCAGCAACGACTACAACCATCAACAATATCAATGTCTCCGGAAATGTAACGGTAAGTCTGGTTAATACTTCAACAAGCAACAGGGTGGCAATTGATGATCTTACATGGACCTGTTATTCAGGAGGAACTGCCAGGCTAGCTCAAGCTACTGTCCCGGAAACACAGGCTTCGGACTTTAAAATCTCTCCCAATCCTGTTACAAACCAGGAAATAACGGTAAAAGGAGATATTCAGAAGGTGAAAAAAGCGGAAATCTATAATTTGCAGGGAAAAGTAATGCAAACGATTGATCAGCCTTTTAAGAACGGAAATTCAATAAGAACCCAAAATCTTGGTCAGGGCGTTTATATCTTAAAACTGGATGGAGCTACCTTGCAGTTCTTAGTTAAATAATTCAAGACCATTCATCAGATAAAAAAAGCTGGTCCCTGCTTCGGGGGCCAGCTTTTTTATGTAAAGATTCAGCATTTTCAACTTTACACTTTCAACATTTCATTTTCAATTTTCAATTTATTTCTTCTCTTTTTCTTTAATAATTTTAGACCAATCAGAAAACATTTTGGTAATGGTATTGGCATTGATCAAACTGAAAAAGAACATTCCGGTAAAAATAGTCAGCCAGCAATACATCAGCTTGATGATATTCTTATCAGTAACCAGGAAGAGAACAAATATGGTAACAACTCCCAGGATAAAGGTGAAAAGCAGGGTATACAATAGTACATGAACGATATACATATTGAATTTAAGTTTACGGAATACCCATCCTGCCACGGTAACCGGAATAAGCAAGACTAAAGGCAGAAAAAATGCTCCAAAGATGATCATCTCCGGAGAGTCCTGAAATTCGCCCGCAAGCCTGGTGAAGATATTAAAACCGGACACCGTCATAGTGTTTTTCTTCGGTTGCTATTTCCAGTAAAGTCCTGTCATTATACCCCATCATCCCAGCTAACAATACATTGGGAAACTCATGGATGCCTATATTATAAAGATTGACGCTGTCGTTGAAGAATTCTCTTCTGTCGGCAATTTTATTTTCAAGCTCAGAAACCCTTGTCTGGAGTTCCAGGAAATTATTATTGGATTTCAGCTCCGGATAGTTTTCTGAAACGGCAAAGAATGAAGTTAAAGCCTTTGAGGTTTCATTGGCTATTTCTGTTTTTTTATCAGCATCTGTAGTCGTGCTATAGGATGTTCTAAGCTCTGTAAGACGGGTAAGAAGATTTTCTTCATAATTCATGAAATGTTTGGCAACATTCACCAGATTTGGGATTTCATCTGCTCTTTGTTTTACAATGACATCAATGTTGCCGTAGGCTTTCTCAACATTGAATTTCAGCATTACCAATTTATTGTACAGGCTGATCAAAAAGCTGATAATGGCGACTCCCAGCAGGATAAGTATGATGATTGCAACGGTTTGATTCATGATTGTATGAGTATATAGGTTATGATTAAAAGGATAACGGAACATGTGAACAGAAACGATCTGAGCAGGGGCTGGTATTTGTTCCAGACATCAATGCCTGATGCTGAGGTTATTCCCAATATTTTATGATGGTCATCTCTTCTGATAAACGGCACTCCGTTTCTGCTATCCGCGTAGCCTACCAAAAGCATTTTCTGCCCGTCCTTTAAAAGGGTTTCCGTATATCTTTTGCTATTATTGCTGCTGATGTTGGTTTCGCTCAGAAGGACCAGCTCAATTCCTTCGGGTTCTACATCGATCATTCCTGTGCTGTCCTTTATCCTGAAAGGGTTGCATTTCGTTTCCCGGTGAATGGTCGTATACCTTTCGTCACCGTGTGAATCCCTGTCAATATCTTCAATCGTGTAATAATATCCGATACAGGTTTCATTGTTTACGGGTGAAGACAAAGGAGTATTCATCACCAGACTGCCCTCCACCTCTACCAATCCTTTGGCTAATGATTGAATTTTTGAAGTAGGAAGAGAGGACTGCAATTTCAAAAACCGTTTGGCAGATGTAGGTTTCAGGATAAGCAATGCAACGATGACAAAAAAGAATAAGGGAAGAAAAATAAATATCCGCTCTGCATAGCTGTCATAATGGGTATAAAAGTCTGAAAGATAATTATGAAACGGCATCTTTTCTTTAAAGATCAACCACAGGATAAAATAGAGAAAGCAGAATACTGCGATTCCGATAACAAGTAATGATATTTTTTTGTTGTTTCTCATGTGTTTATCCGGTAAGTCACCTTGTCTTTGTTTGCAACGCAACAGACTCTGCGCTTAAAAATACGTTTTATTTTAAAATTTATATAATTTCAAATTCTTGTTTTCCTTCCGGAATATAAAATGAAATATCCAGCATCAGCTCTTCTTTGGTTTTCGGATCTACCAGATATAGGGCTGAGTCTCCGTTTAATCTTTTTAAAACGGCTGCTTTATTTTCCGCGTAGAATATCATGACAGCATCCTGTGGTAAAGGTTGTACCTCCATTCCGGCATTGAATTCCTGCAGCAGTTCTTTAAATCTTCCTTCTGATTCACCGGCTGAAAGATACATGGACTTTGCCATATTTTCTTCTCTGGCAGAAATCATCTTCTTATACTCATCATATCTTCCGGTCTGAATCTGTCTGATCAATTTATTGTAGGCCGCTTCCAGCTTTTCTCTGACATCTTTAAGGTCTTTAAGGTTCCTGCCATGCTGCCATGCCTTTAACTGGTAAGGAACTTCCGCTTTAAAAGTGCTATTGTGTCTGAGAACCGGTAATTTCTGATCTTCAACCGGTTTTGACTGATAATCACCAAACTGACTGTCAAAGACAAAGTTGTTGGCTACATCAAACAGTTTTATATTCAATTTCAATTCGGCTTCTTTATCAAGCTCTGTTTTTCCTGCTATGGGAAGAATAGAGGCCGTCAGTGTCTGTTCTCCACTCTCAAGAATGGCATAATTGACAGGAATTATGGTGGAAACCTGGTGGGTGATATTCATATGAATCACAGGATAGTCATTCACTCGGATCTCCAGCATACATGCGGATGCACTAAAATCAATGACATAATAAGGCTGCTGCATAGCGGTTTTATAAGGTGTATCTTAAGTTAAGAGATTGTTTGGGGTTAGCTTAAAGAAATTTTATCCAGGTCCGGATATCCGGATCCATTAAGAAGATCTTTCCATTCTTTATTTTTGAAAACAAACAGGTTGCATCGGTATTCTTCAGGCTTGTTGTCAATCCGGGTTTCACAGTAGTAGTAAATAACGTCTTTATTTTTCCAGATGGCTACTTCCTGTCTGAACTTATTAGGTGTCGGGATGACTTCATTGTCTTTCACTTCTGAGTCAAAACTTTCATGTACAGTATTAAATTCTGGTTTCTGTAATGTCTGGTTTAAGTTTTCAAAAAGAGCCTTTTTTTCATTTTCTGTATAAATATCCAGTTGATACATACCCAGCTCATCATCTTTTTCATTGGCAAGCGGTCCTATTTCGTGGTCAACTTTTCCAAAATGCAAAAGAACTTTATTGGTATTTTTATTATTTTTCCCGTCTAAACTTATTCCGTTAAAGTGTAGAATTTTTTCTGTTGAAAACGCCAGTCTTTCATTCCCTATTAAGGTAACCTCATCCGTATAAACGGTATCTTTTGTCGTTATTCCTCCGGATTTCAGAATATCGTTGATATTTTGTCCTATGGAAATAGATGCCAGATTAAAAGGCCCGGTCTGGGTATTATTTTTAACCTCGGTCTGAGGTGCTCCGTTTTTTCCCTGCTGACCACATGATGAGAGTCCTAAGCACATGGCTGATATGAGCACATATTTCAAATTTTTCATAGTATTATTTTTCATGAGTGGTTATAAAACTTTGTAAAACAGTTTCTCTGTCTTCCATATTCCCGTAATGTATTCCCGATTTCACAAAATACAGGCTGGTCTCGAAACCTATTGCTTCTTTCTGATCCGTGGTAACTTTACTTTTCACCTGTTCCAATAAAATATCAAAACCGTCTTTGGTCTTTTTCCAGTAATATCCGGAATATGGCCATGCGTCTGTCGCTGTTGAAATCACTTCCGGCTCACCGTATTTTTTCTTCAAGGCTGCCACCAATGATTCACTTTCTTTAAAATTTTTAGTTACAATAAAGTAACCCTGAAGCAGATTATCTTTCTGATTGTTGACCAGAAATCCGATCTCGCTTTTGAGAAACTTTTTTTCTTTGGGATAATCCACTACAAATTGGATGCCTCCATACTGATATTGGTCTACTTTATAGGTATTATAATAAGGATATCCCGTCGTTTGTTCAAGATCAGTTTGTCTCGTAGCATTTTTAAGGACAGCCTCATGATTCGCTCCGGGCTTCAGATCTGACAACTCCGTTTTTGATTGGGAGCTACAGCAATTAAACAATAGCAAAGTACTTATCAGTAGTATATTTTTCATATTATCCTTGTTGAATGAATGGTATTTGTGCAGATATTCCTGTAAATTTTTCCAGTTTTTGAATCACATCAAACTCAGGAAGTATCTGGTAGGTTTTATCAAAATCAACGAGTTCCATTTTTCGGTCTGTTTCTAAAAAACCTTTTTTAATGTACAATCCGACGCTGGCTTTTACCACTACGGTTGCAACGAGTCCGTCAAATTTCACTTCCGGCCTGTAATATAAGGTTTTTTGTGTACTGCTTTTCTGATCATACGTTAAACTCTGTCCGAAAGTAGCAGATGCTTTGCCGGTAGCTTTCAGTTTTCCTTCCGCATAGGCTTCCGCAATAATGACTACGAATTTAGCTTTTACTTCAATACCTGCGTCCAGTTCAATTACAATTTTGGTCGTCAGCTTTCCGTTTCCTCCGCCTGCATCTGAATTGGTATTAAAGTTCAGTTTGGTTTCTCCTGAAATGGTTCCTTTTACTTTTAAATCCATATACATGTTTAAAGTAACGGGATGGTCGTCATCAGCCAGCCATGCTCTTACCTCGTTCAAGACCTGTTTGGCTGCTACATTAGCCGTTCCTCCACTTACCACGCCTACTCCGGCCTGTATCAGCATATCGAGAAGGTCTACCGTAATGTCAATACCGATCAATGGCTCTGCTTTAAAATACATTTCCATGGCCGTTCCGATTGTTGGCAACGGTTTTCGGTTTTTCTGGCCTCTTTCCAGCTGCCATTCTCCCCCGAAACAGAAATTAGGAGGTTTCATTTCTATGGCTAAGGGAAGTTTACTGGTAAAGCTGTTCTTTCTGATTTTTCCTTTGGTCTGATCTGTCACTCCTTTTGAAAACTCTTTTAAAGAACTGAAGACTTTATAGAACCACTTGATTTTATCTTCAAACTTGAAAGTGGCATCAAAATGACCATTGTACTTATCATTGGCTACTTTGTCCCAATTGG encodes the following:
- a CDS encoding pyridoxal-phosphate dependent enzyme encodes the protein MLLKLPTETIPIQEIPVEKNIKLFIKREDLIHPQISGNKYWKLFYNVNHYLEKKPQNPYIITFGGAFSNHISAVSAVGNSAGIPTLGIIRGEELQHKWRDNPTLLFAKRNGMNMKFVTREEYRHKEKLTEFLQQEFPDALIVPEGGTNEEAVQGVKMMLNEQTKDFDYLCTAVGTGGTIAGISKFCEDNQKVIGCKVVDDASLENKIFELTLKRNFNLIDSGFGGYGKINDENVRFINDFKEKYDIPLEPMYTGKMMQKIFEMIEDSYFPENSRILCFHTGGLQGIEGANLLLEKQNRNLII
- a CDS encoding endonuclease is translated as MKKIILFSVFAGLAHAQAPAGYYNAANGLNGAALKTALSSIISNGHQDKGYNGLWTAYKTTDIDKDYENDGSILDIYSEKPTGADPYNYTPGSNQCGTYSTEGNCYNREHVIPQSLFNQASPMVADIHFIRATDGKVNGMRSNYPYGKVGSASFTSKNGSKLGSSSSSGYSGTVFEPIDEFKGDVARMIFYFVTRYESKLSSFASGNMLGSSAYPGLQTWELNTLLAWHNQDPVSQAEIKRNNASYTYQGNRNPFIDNPSYVNQIWGSQQPTGDTQAPTAATGLIVNGKTSNSISLTWNASTDNIGVTSYAIYMDGNLKTTSNTTSATVSGLNPSTTYNFYVVAKDAAGNSSANSSTVSGTTNAGATNPSTSCASESFESIPTGSTSSYSTRTWTNNGISWTATDARTDQTINAKAITVRNGSLTSGSSANGIGSLTVTTQLKFSGTNGSFDVKVNGTTVGTIPYGTSATTTTINNINVSGNVTVSLVNTSTSNRVAIDDLTWTCYSGGTARLAQATVPETQASDFKISPNPVTNQEITVKGDIQKVKKAEIYNLQGKVMQTIDQPFKNGNSIRTQNLGQGVYILKLDGATLQFLVK
- a CDS encoding glucosaminidase domain-containing protein, with the protein product MKRLFLSISLLVLSKFSAQNWATEDQYIQKFAKYAVEEMEKYKIPASITLAQGLLETGGGQSRLALEGKNHFGIKCKEDWTGKTMKHTDDAPNECFRVYEDPRQSYEDHSVFLSTRKYYANLFKLDMKDYRAWAYGLKKAGYATNPRYASILITKIEKYKLYEYDNTNSTEVLYAVLKMYPDLKDDRSFMAQLEPSKYAKKAKEPVTVEVPYKQTSYAQQQKRVERIKTKAEILNSILIKSHPNDGLKYIVIPEDTNVQFIANKFKVSEGRLKKWNELENDALKKNDIVFLESKNSSGNTATYKAESGEDMHDIAQKFGIKLHKLYAKNRMDEGQQPSAGQLIYLIDKKPRN
- a CDS encoding DUF4136 domain-containing protein; this translates as MKKYIFILLAAATLGLTSCSPFQVRSDYAETANFNSYKTYKIRIDDLKLNDIDKDRVLNELSRQLQSKGLQSGENPDLIVNVKANHKKITDINTTSPYGMWGWGGPFGWGVGMNRTWTSNYNEGALIVDLIDSKTNKLVWQGIGSGISVDSPKSKQRQIPEIMAEIMKNYPPQRK
- the hemL gene encoding glutamate-1-semialdehyde 2,1-aminomutase: MKYQRSSALFDEAYKYIPGGVNSPVRAFKSVGGVPVFMKSAKGAYLTDADDNTYIDYINSWGPAILGHTHPEVLEDLKLQAEKGFSFGAPTELETEIAKFIIENVPNIDQIRMVSSGTEACMSAIRLARGYTGRDKIVKFEGCYHGHSDSFLIKAGSGAATFGNPNSPGVTAGTAKDTLLARYNDFEQVEDLFRHNAGEIAAVIIEPVAGNMGCVLPENNFLQNLRRICDENGALLIFDEVMTGFRLAFGGAQELFNVKADLVTYGKVIGGGLPVGAFAGRNEIMDHLAPKGGVYQAGTLSGNPLAMRAGLKTLQLIKNDPEFFNRLAKTTETLDFEIGKILNEKGIAHKINRKGSMMSVFFHTNRVSNFDEAQEANHSLFNNFFHQMLTNGIYLPPSGYETYFISDAIKEKEIDMTLEAVRKFEYSNK
- a CDS encoding amidohydrolase family protein codes for the protein MKSSDHNISRKDFLKGSAWAVAGFTLLPGIMTASPFFKDKNISAKGKISLKNVRLETGFTYEDGEVVSTKTDLFCVEVENGKITKVAPNQPSAKGVDAKGFLMLPAFKDMHIHLDKTFYGDKWQAVRKRTGGIKGMIELEQKMLPEMLKNSTFKAEKMIELLQSKGTSYARSHVNIEPTSKLQSLKNLQKALDNKKQGFGAELVAFPQHGVFYTDSAPYLKEAAKMDVDFIGGVDPFNVDGNIEKVVDFTVQLALDNNKGIDIHLHETGESGLKTVEYLIKKVNENPALKGKTYLSHCFILAKLEASRQEEVAEKLAEAQIGIVSTIPFGRLVMPIPTLYKHNVTVLTGNDSIVDHWNTFGTGSVLEKANLMAQVYGYSTEFALSRSLKLATGNVLPLDDKGTQQWPKAGDPANFVLLNASCSAEAVSRISNVESLVHQGNVVF